One Festucalex cinctus isolate MCC-2025b chromosome 1, RoL_Fcin_1.0, whole genome shotgun sequence genomic region harbors:
- the adap2 gene encoding arf-GAP with dual PH domain-containing protein 1 isoform X1, translating into MANWERNKRILLELVKLPENRLCADCGAPDPDWVSYKLALFVCLNCSGIHRNLSSRVKSIKLDHWEDELVELMKSGGNERARALYEKALPPYYYRPQQTDCAVLREQWIRAKYERLEFTGETKYPPPSYTTGFYEGILWKKGKENTQFLKRKFVLSEREFTLAYYNKENESKGPKALIPIKHLNVTFQPEKIGHPHGLQITYLDNNHTRSVYVYHESPEEIVTWYNALRAARYAYLKTAYPTGTDADLIPNITPNYLKEGYMEKTGPSQKEPFKKRWFILDSQNRKLLYFKGCLDAEELGVIFLGTESNSYFVRDFVPRHTRGNKWKFGIMVETPERQFVFMCEHESEQREWLDSLRQVMSRPMTPHDYTTEANIRNKR; encoded by the exons ATGGCAAACTGGGAACGAAACAAAAGGATCTTACTGGAGCTGGTGAAGCTGCCAGAGAACAGATTGTGTGCCGACTGCGGCGCGCCCG ATCCGGACTGGGTTTCGTACAAGTTGGCtttgtttgtgtgtctgaacTGTTCTGGTATCCACCGCAACCTGTCCAGCCGAGTAAAGTCCATAAAGCTTGACCACTGGGAAGATGAGCTTGTGGAG ttGATGAAATCCGGTGGCAATGAAAGAGCCAGAGCTTTGTATGAAAAAGCACTTCCTCCTTACTACTACCGGCCACAGCAAACTGACTGTGC AGTGTTAAGAGAGCAGTGGATTCGAGCCAAATATGAAAGGTTGGAATTCACGGGAGAGACCAAGTATCCACCTCCGTCTTATACCACAG GCTTCTATGAAGGGATTCTCTGGAAGAAAGGtaaagagaacacacagtttCTGAAGAGGAAGTTTGTTTTGTCTGAGAGGGAATTCACTCTGGCTTACTACAACAAGGAAAAT GAGTCCAAAGGTCCAAAAGCCCTCATCCCTATCAAGCACTTGAATGTAACTTTTCAGCCAGAGAAGATTGGTCATCCCCATGGGTTGCAGATTACCTACCTTGATAACAACCACACCAGGAGCGTTTACGTGTATCATGAAAGTCCTGAG GAAATAGTCACATGGTACAACGCTCTACGTGCTGCTCGCTATGCATACCTCAAGACTGCATACCCAACCGGAACAGACGCTGAT CTGATCCCGAACATAACACCAAATTACCTTAAAGAGGGATACATGGAAAAAACAGGGCCATCG CAAAAGGAACCATTCAAAAAGAGGTGGTTCATTTTGGACTCCCAAAATAGGAAGTTACTCTACTTCAAAGGCTGTTTG GATGCTGAGGAGTTGGGGGTCATCTTCCTTGGTACAGAAAGCAACAGTTACTTTGTTAGGGACTTTGTCCCAAGGCACACCCGTGGAAACAAGTGGAAGTTTGGCATCATGGTAGAAACGCCTGAGCGGCAATTTGTCTTTATGTGTGAGCATGAGAGTGAGCAAAGAGAGTGGCTGGACTCCCTCAGACAGGTCATGTCCAGGCCTATGACACCACATGATTATACCA CCGAGGCCAACATTAGGAATAAGAGATGA
- the adap2 gene encoding arf-GAP with dual PH domain-containing protein 1 isoform X2, with amino-acid sequence MKSGGNERARALYEKALPPYYYRPQQTDCAVLREQWIRAKYERLEFTGETKYPPPSYTTGFYEGILWKKGKENTQFLKRKFVLSEREFTLAYYNKENESKGPKALIPIKHLNVTFQPEKIGHPHGLQITYLDNNHTRSVYVYHESPEEIVTWYNALRAARYAYLKTAYPTGTDADLIPNITPNYLKEGYMEKTGPSQKEPFKKRWFILDSQNRKLLYFKGCLDAEELGVIFLGTESNSYFVRDFVPRHTRGNKWKFGIMVETPERQFVFMCEHESEQREWLDSLRQVMSRPMTPHDYTTEANIRNKR; translated from the exons ATGAAATCCGGTGGCAATGAAAGAGCCAGAGCTTTGTATGAAAAAGCACTTCCTCCTTACTACTACCGGCCACAGCAAACTGACTGTGC AGTGTTAAGAGAGCAGTGGATTCGAGCCAAATATGAAAGGTTGGAATTCACGGGAGAGACCAAGTATCCACCTCCGTCTTATACCACAG GCTTCTATGAAGGGATTCTCTGGAAGAAAGGtaaagagaacacacagtttCTGAAGAGGAAGTTTGTTTTGTCTGAGAGGGAATTCACTCTGGCTTACTACAACAAGGAAAAT GAGTCCAAAGGTCCAAAAGCCCTCATCCCTATCAAGCACTTGAATGTAACTTTTCAGCCAGAGAAGATTGGTCATCCCCATGGGTTGCAGATTACCTACCTTGATAACAACCACACCAGGAGCGTTTACGTGTATCATGAAAGTCCTGAG GAAATAGTCACATGGTACAACGCTCTACGTGCTGCTCGCTATGCATACCTCAAGACTGCATACCCAACCGGAACAGACGCTGAT CTGATCCCGAACATAACACCAAATTACCTTAAAGAGGGATACATGGAAAAAACAGGGCCATCG CAAAAGGAACCATTCAAAAAGAGGTGGTTCATTTTGGACTCCCAAAATAGGAAGTTACTCTACTTCAAAGGCTGTTTG GATGCTGAGGAGTTGGGGGTCATCTTCCTTGGTACAGAAAGCAACAGTTACTTTGTTAGGGACTTTGTCCCAAGGCACACCCGTGGAAACAAGTGGAAGTTTGGCATCATGGTAGAAACGCCTGAGCGGCAATTTGTCTTTATGTGTGAGCATGAGAGTGAGCAAAGAGAGTGGCTGGACTCCCTCAGACAGGTCATGTCCAGGCCTATGACACCACATGATTATACCA CCGAGGCCAACATTAGGAATAAGAGATGA
- the rhot1a gene encoding mitochondrial Rho GTPase 1-A isoform X2, which translates to MRKDVRILLVGEPKVGKTSLIMSLVSEEFPDEVPLRAEEITIPADVTPERVPTHIVDYSEAEQSDEQLFQEISKANVICIVYSVNNKKSIEKVTSHWIPLINDRIDKDSRVPLILVGNKSDLVEHSSMETILPIMNQYQDIETCVECSAKNLKNISELFYYAQKAVLHPTGPLYCPEEKELKPSCIKALTRIFKVSDLDNDGILNDNELNFFQRTCFNTPLASQALEDVKNVVRRNMADGVKDNGLTLKGFLFLHTLFIQRGRHETTWTVLRRFGYDDDLELTQEYLFPVVKIPPDCTTELNHNAYLFLQSVFDKHDKDRDCALSPEEVKDLFKVFPYMPWGPDVNHTVCTNEQGWITYQGYLSQWTLTTYLDVQRSLEYLGYLGYSIIYEQESQAAAITVTRNKRIDLQKKQTQRSVFRCNVLGAGASGKSGFLQAFLGKNLQRQRRIREDHKSLYAISTTYVYGQEKYLLLHEMMPDFDFMSEADLACDVVCLVYDVNNPHSFEYCAKMFKQYLMDSKTPCVVIAAKSDLHEVRQQYSLSPHEFCRKHKLHPPQPFTCNTSDAPSKDLYTRITTMAMYPHMAQTDLKNSTFWLRASVGATVFAVLGFAMYRALLKQR; encoded by the exons ATGAGGAAGGACGTGAGGATACTGCTTGTTGGGGAAC CCAAGGTGGGCAAGACGTCATTGATCATGTCTCTGGTCAGTGAGGAGTTCCCTGATGAG GTTCCTCTGCGAGCTGAGGAGATCACAATCCCAGCAGACGTCACCCCAGAGCGGGTACCCACACACATTGTGGATTACTCAG AGGCAGAGCAGTCAGATGAGCAACTATTTCAAGAAATATCTAAA GCAAATGTTATCTGCATAGTGTACTCGGTCAACAACAAGAAGTCAATTGAAAAG GTTACAAGCCATTGGATTCCTCTTatcaatgacagaatagacAAAGACAGCAG GGTGCCATTGATCCTTGTGGGCAACAAGTCTGACCTGGTGGAACACAGCAGCATGGAGACCATCCTACCTATCATGAATCAATACCAAGACATTGAGACGTGTGTAGAG TGCTCTGCCAAAAATCTGAAGAACATCTCAGAGCTGTTCTACTATGCTCAGAAGGCAGTTCTCCACCCGACAGGACCGCTCTACTGTCCAGAAGAAAAAGAG CTGAAGCCTTCGTGCATTAAGGCTTTAACTAGAATCTTTAAAGTGTCTGACCTGGACAACGACGGCATCCTGAATGACAACGAGCTCAACTTCTTTCAG AGAACGTGTTTCAACACCCCACTGGCGTCCCAGGCCTTAGAAGATGTTAAAAACGTAGTCAGAAGAAACATGGCCGATGGAGTCAAGGATAACGGGCTCACACTAAAAG GCTTCTTGTTCCTGCACACCCTCTTCATACAACGAGGTCGACACGAGACCACCTGGACTGTGCTCAGGAGGTTTGGTTACGACGACGACTTGGAGCTCACGCAGGAATATCTTTTCCCTGT AGTTAAGATTCCTCCCGACTGCACCACAGAGCTAAACCACAACGCTTACCTCTTCCTTCAGAGCGTTTTTGACAAGCACGACAAA gACAGAGATTGTGCGCTGTCGCCGGAAGAGGTGAAGGACCTGTTCAAAGTGTTTCCGTACATGCCGTGGGGTCCAGACGTCAACCACACGGTGTGCACCAATGAACAGGGATGGATCACGTACCAGGGATACCTCTCGCAGTGGAC GTTAACGACGTACCTCGATGTCCAGCGGAGTTTGGAGTATTTGGGTTACCTGGGATACTCCATCATCTATGAGCAGGAGTCCCAAGCAGCTGCTATCACAG TGACGCGAAACAAGCGCATCGACCTGCAGAAGAAACAAACCCAGCGCAGCGTCTTCCGCTGCAACGTCCTCGGGGCCGGAGCCAGCGGGAAGAGTGGCTTCTTGCAGGCGTTCCTCGGAAAGAACCTTCAG CGACAGAGGAGGATTAGAGAAGACCACAAGTCCCTGTACGCCATCAGCACAACTTACGTGTACGGCCAAGAGAAATACCTGCTG CTCCATGAGATGATGCCAGATTTTGACTTCATGTCAGAGGCGGACCTCGCTTGTGATGTGGTCTGCCTGGTCTATGACGTCAACAATCCGCATTCTTTTGAATACTGCGCCAAAATgtttaag CAATACCTGATGGACAGCAAGACTCCGTGCGTGGTGATCGCTGCCAAGTCGGACCTGCACGAAGTGCGGCAGCAATACAGCCTTTCGCCGCACGAGTTTTGTCGTAAACACAAGCTCCACCCACCCCAGCCGTTCACGTGCAACACGAGCGACGCCCCCAGCAAAGATCTCTACACGAGGATCACCACCATGGCCATGTACCC